A segment of the Mycobacterium intracellulare ATCC 13950 genome:
GCGACCGCAGCGTCGCCAACATCGAACTGTCCACGGACAGCGACCCGGCCGCGGTCGACGCGAACATCTTCGCGAACTCCATTGCCCTGTTCGCCGAGTACATCGAGTGGCGGGCCAGTCATCCCTCCGACGACCTGATGACCGAGCTGCTGCGGGCCGAGATCGACGAGCCCGACGGCACCCGGCGCCCGCTGTCGCGCACCGAGGTGCTGGCCTACACCGCCATGATCGCCGGCGCCGGCAACGAGACGACCGCCCGGCTCATCGGTTTCATGGGACAGCTGCTGTCGGACCATCCCGAGCAGCGCCGCGAGCTCGTCGCCGACCCGTCCCTCATTCCCGGGGCGATCGAGGAGACGCTGCGCTTCGAACCCCCGTCGCCGGTGCAGGCGCGCTACGTGGCCCAGGACGCCGAGCAGTACGGCCGCGTCGTCCCCGAGGGTTCATTCATGTTGCTGCTCAACGGTTCCGCCAACCGCGACCCCCGGCGGTTCGCCGATCCGGACCGCTACGACATCCACCGGCAGGCGGGCGGCCACCTCAGCTTCGGGCAGGGCCTGCACTTCTGCCTGGGCTCGGCGCTGGCCCGGATGGAGGCGCGGGTGGCCTTCGAGGAGGTGCTCAAGCGCTGGCCGGACTGGGAGGTCGACTACGCCAACGCCGAGCGTGCGCACACCGCGAGCGTGCGCGGATGGGCGCGCCTGCCGGTGGCCACTCGCTGAGCCGCGGCACCGCTAGGGCTCACTCCGGTCCACCAACACCGCGCCGTCGGGCCGGTTTCCCAGCGTCTGCAGCGGGATGTCCCCGCCTTCGGCGGTGAGGCGCACGATCTGCGCGAGCTGTCCTGGGGCGTCGCACTGGAGATAATGGTCGGCGCCCGGCACCACCCAGTAGCGATTGCGGCCCGGCTTGTTCTTCAGATAGGTCTGCCAGACGTGGTTGGGAACCCGCAACGGGGCCACGTTGTCGTGGAGGCCCCACACCACCGTGGTGTTGACTTCGCTGGTGGAAAGCGCCTCCAGCCAACCGGTTTCGTCGGCGGCGCGCTCGTGGAGGTATTGAATGGTATCGGGCAGCACGCGGATTCCGTCATTGTGGGCAAAACACTTGGCCAGCGCGGCGATCTCCGGATCGTCCAATGTCCGCCGCGGCATGAACGTGCTGGCGCCCAAACCGGCCGCCAGCATCTCCGGCGTCGTCGCCGCCGCGGTGGCGCGCCCGGTCCCGGGATCGAGCAGCGCGGTCTGGAACGCGGTGAGGTTCGAAAGGGGAAGGTAGATATTGGCATTCGTCACGATCAGGTCGGCGGGCAGCGACGGCGGATCAAGGGCCGCCAGCATGCCCAGCGCGATCATCCCCACGCTGCTGCCGCGGTCGTGGGTGAGCATGCGGTAGTCGGTGAGCTGCCACGCCTCGGTGATGGCGTAGACCAGCAGCCGCGCGTCGTCGTACAGCGAGTACACATACGGCTCGGGCGGTTTGGCGGACAGGCCGTAGCCGGGAAAGTCGAGCAGGTAGATGTCGAACTCCGCGCGCAGTTCGGCCGCCAGGGCGAAGTAGTCGATGCTCGACGTCGGAAAGCCGTGCACCAGCACCAGCGCGGGCGCGCCGGGCGTGCCGCAACGGCGGCTGAAGATCGTGACTTCTCGGGCCTCGTTGGCCGCGGTGGTCGACCGCCAACGAAGTTGGGTGCCGCCGTTTTGCCACTGCGCGAAGATGTCCAAGCTGTCAGCCTCTCAGAGGGGGCCGCGGCAGACAACCACGGCGGCTAGGGGCACGTCACGTGGATCCCGAACCTCACGTCGCGCACGCCGCTTTGCCCGGGCGTGGTCGCCTGGCCCGTTCCGGTGATCGTGTAGCCCTTGCCGTCCTTGGTCGCCTGCACCTGCGTCGGCGAATTGGTGCCCTGATAGGGCAGCTGATATTGGCCGTTGGGCAGCTTGAGTGAAATCGCGAACCCGTCGACGGTGGGGGGCCGTTCGTCCGAGACGGCCAGCGACACCGACGCCGCGTCGTCGTGCACGCTGATGCGGGTCGTGAGATCCCCCGATTCCGGCGGCGACGCATTCGGCTGGGCCGCCGAGCTCGTGCAGTCGACCGCGGCGATGAGCGTGTGCTTGTTCCCATCGATCATCACGGTCGTGCTCGTCAATGCCGGTGTCGAACTGGGGGGACTCGCCGGGTCACTCTCCTTGCCCGAACAGGCCGGCAGGCTCGCCCCCAGCGCCAGCGCGCCGAGCGCGGAACCCGCACGAACGATCCACGGCCGAGGGTGTGTCATATCGGTCCTCCGCTAGACGGTCATGAGGACTATAGAACCTTGCCTTCTGATTAGATATGCGTTTATATAGATGCATGTCGAATCAAACCACGGCGTGTTGCCCGGCGCTGGGGGCGGCCGCGCTGGCCGAGCCGCAGGCCGCGGAACTGGCGGCGATGTTCAAGGCGCTCAGCGATCCGGTGCGGTTGCGGCTGTTGAGCCTGGTCGCCAGCCACCCGGGCGGTCAGGCCTGTGTTTGCGAGATCTCCCCGACGTTCGACGTGTCGCAGCCGACGATCTCCCATCACCTGAAAACGCTGCGGTCGGCGGGGCTCTTGGATTGCGAACGGCGCGGCACGTGGGTGTACTACTGGGTGGTTCCCGAAGCGCTACAACAGCTTTCATCGGTGTTGCACGTCGACGCCCTGTCGGGCGCGGGATGCGGCTCATGAACGAGGCGGTGAGCGCGCGGCTTTCGACGCTGGATCGATTCCTGCCCGGATGGATCGCAATGGCGATGGTCGCCGGCCTGCTGCTGGGCCGGCTTGTCCCGGGCCTGGGAGGGGCGGTGAGCGCAGTTCAGGTGGACGGGATCTCGCTGCCCATCGCGATCGGGCTGCTGGTGATGATGTATCCGGTCCTGGCCAAAGTTCGGTACGACCAGCTCGATACCGTGACCGCGGACCGCAAACTGATGGCGACGTCGCTGGCGTTGAACTGGTTGGTCGGACCCGCCGTCATGTTCGCGCTGGCCTGGCTCCTGCTGCCGGATCTACCGGAGTACCGCACCGGGCTGATCATCGTGGGGCTGGCGCGTTGCATCGCCATGGTCATCATCTGGAACGACCTCGCCCGCGGGGACCGCGAGGCCGCGGCGGTCCTGGTCGCGCTGAATTCGATCTTCCAGGTCGTCATGTTCGCCGCCCTGGGCTGGTTCTATCTGTCCGTGCTCCCGGGGTGGCTGGGACTGAGCACGACCGGCATCGACGTATCCGCTTGGCAGATAGCCAAATCGGTGCTCATCTTCCTCGGGCTGCCCCTGCTGGCCGGGTACCTGTCGCGCCACCTCGGCGAACGCGCCAGGGGCCGCGGCTGGTACGAAAATCGCTTCCTGCCCCGGATCGGGCCCTGGGCGTTGTATGGGTTGCTGTTCACCATCGTCATCCTCTTCGCGCTGCAAGGCCACCAAATCACGTCCCGTCCTTGGGATGTCGCCCGGATCGCGCTGCCGCTGCTGGCGTACTTCGCGATCATGTGGGCCGGCGGATACGCGCTGGGGGTGCTGCTGCGGCTCGGCTATGCGCGCACCACCACCCTGGCGTTCACCGCCGCCGGCAACAACTTCGAGCTCGCGATAGCCGTGGCGATCGCGACCTACGGCGCCGCCTCGGGTCAGGCGCTGGCCGGCGTCGTGGGACCCCTGATCGAAGTGCCGATCCTGGTCGCATTGGTTTACGTTTCCCTGGCCTTGCGGCCCCGGCTCTTTGGTGCGGCCGACGGTTCGCGGTCGAGCGCCGACAGGCCCAGCGTCCTGTTCGTCTGCGTGCATAACGCCGGTCGTTCCCAGATGGCCGCCGCGCTGCTGCGCCACCTGGCCGGCGACCGCATCGACGTCCGTTCCGCCGGAACGGAACCCGCCGATCAGATCAATCCCGCGGCGGTGGCCGCGATGGCCGAATGGGGCATCGATATCACCGACGTCCCGAAAGCACTCGACGCCGACGTGGTGCGGACGAGCGACGTCGTCATCACCATGGGCTGCGGTGATACCTGCCCGTTCTTCCCGGGCGTCTCGTACCGCGATTGGCCCCTGCGCGACCCCGCCGGTCAGCCGGTCGAGACGGTGCGGGAAATCCGCGAGGACATCGCCGAGCATGTCTATGCCCTCATCCGGGAGCTGCTCGGGATCACGATGACGATCGATGTGCCCGCCACGAAAGGACAGTGATATGTCGCGCATCCAACTCGCTCTCAACGTCGACAACCTCGACGAGGCGATCACGTTCTACACCAGACTCTTTGACGTGGAGCCGGCCAAGGTCAAACCCGGCTACGCGAACTTCGTCGTCGCCGACCCGCCGCTCAAACTGGTGCTGCTGGAAACCGCCGGCCAGGGCGGGACCCTCAACCATCTCGGCGTCGAGGTTCCCACCAGCGACGCCGTGCTCACCGAAAACAGCCGGCTCGCGCAGGCGGGTCTGCTCACCGACGAAGAGATCGACTCGACCTGTTGCTACGCCACCCAGGACAAGGTGTGGGTGAGCGGCCCGGGCGGTGAACGCTGGGAGATCTACACGGTCAAGGCCGATTCCGAGACGTTCGGGCCGGCCGACGAATCGCAGTCCACCTGCT
Coding sequences within it:
- a CDS encoding cytochrome P450, with the translated sequence MTDTSAIELYYDPFDSVIDDDPYPVWKRMREEAPLYYNEKYNFYALSRYEDVARELPNWQTYRSGRGTTADILFANIEVPPGILLFEDPPLHDLHRRLLSRVFTPRRMLAVEDLVRGFCVRELDPLVGAGGFDFIADLGAMMPMRTIGYLLGIPEADQEKIRDRSVANIELSTDSDPAAVDANIFANSIALFAEYIEWRASHPSDDLMTELLRAEIDEPDGTRRPLSRTEVLAYTAMIAGAGNETTARLIGFMGQLLSDHPEQRRELVADPSLIPGAIEETLRFEPPSPVQARYVAQDAEQYGRVVPEGSFMLLLNGSANRDPRRFADPDRYDIHRQAGGHLSFGQGLHFCLGSALARMEARVAFEEVLKRWPDWEVDYANAERAHTASVRGWARLPVATR
- a CDS encoding alpha/beta fold hydrolase; this encodes MDIFAQWQNGGTQLRWRSTTAANEAREVTIFSRRCGTPGAPALVLVHGFPTSSIDYFALAAELRAEFDIYLLDFPGYGLSAKPPEPYVYSLYDDARLLVYAITEAWQLTDYRMLTHDRGSSVGMIALGMLAALDPPSLPADLIVTNANIYLPLSNLTAFQTALLDPGTGRATAAATTPEMLAAGLGASTFMPRRTLDDPEIAALAKCFAHNDGIRVLPDTIQYLHERAADETGWLEALSTSEVNTTVVWGLHDNVAPLRVPNHVWQTYLKNKPGRNRYWVVPGADHYLQCDAPGQLAQIVRLTAEGGDIPLQTLGNRPDGAVLVDRSEP
- a CDS encoding lipoprotein LpqH, whose product is MTHPRPWIVRAGSALGALALGASLPACSGKESDPASPPSSTPALTSTTVMIDGNKHTLIAAVDCTSSAAQPNASPPESGDLTTRISVHDDAASVSLAVSDERPPTVDGFAISLKLPNGQYQLPYQGTNSPTQVQATKDGKGYTITGTGQATTPGQSGVRDVRFGIHVTCP
- a CDS encoding ArsR/SmtB family transcription factor → MSNQTTACCPALGAAALAEPQAAELAAMFKALSDPVRLRLLSLVASHPGGQACVCEISPTFDVSQPTISHHLKTLRSAGLLDCERRGTWVYYWVVPEALQQLSSVLHVDALSGAGCGS
- the arsB gene encoding ACR3 family arsenite efflux transporter, yielding MRLMNEAVSARLSTLDRFLPGWIAMAMVAGLLLGRLVPGLGGAVSAVQVDGISLPIAIGLLVMMYPVLAKVRYDQLDTVTADRKLMATSLALNWLVGPAVMFALAWLLLPDLPEYRTGLIIVGLARCIAMVIIWNDLARGDREAAAVLVALNSIFQVVMFAALGWFYLSVLPGWLGLSTTGIDVSAWQIAKSVLIFLGLPLLAGYLSRHLGERARGRGWYENRFLPRIGPWALYGLLFTIVILFALQGHQITSRPWDVARIALPLLAYFAIMWAGGYALGVLLRLGYARTTTLAFTAAGNNFELAIAVAIATYGAASGQALAGVVGPLIEVPILVALVYVSLALRPRLFGAADGSRSSADRPSVLFVCVHNAGRSQMAAALLRHLAGDRIDVRSAGTEPADQINPAAVAAMAEWGIDITDVPKALDADVVRTSDVVITMGCGDTCPFFPGVSYRDWPLRDPAGQPVETVREIREDIAEHVYALIRELLGITMTIDVPATKGQ
- a CDS encoding ArsI/CadI family heavy metal resistance metalloenzyme, whose amino-acid sequence is MSRIQLALNVDNLDEAITFYTRLFDVEPAKVKPGYANFVVADPPLKLVLLETAGQGGTLNHLGVEVPTSDAVLTENSRLAQAGLLTDEEIDSTCCYATQDKVWVSGPGGERWEIYTVKADSETFGPADESQSTCCAS